One genomic segment of Helianthus annuus cultivar XRQ/B chromosome 14, HanXRQr2.0-SUNRISE, whole genome shotgun sequence includes these proteins:
- the LOC110908048 gene encoding uncharacterized protein LOC110908048, giving the protein MTTLNSDTWGGELKVLLCFNRPEEAEEFRISKANEWEKWFSRLYVWDGIPPIFERVSWIKVIGVPIPLWDRHVINKIGERCGRLLVKSEANCYSGNMAEDRLAILVDSGKKVSKEFDLSWKGHLIKVWVEEISGQWCPDFLKLEESGPDSPGKSSELELPSDSDNEELKSQDGSSSSTCMATPIILSPILEVNEAAHGDIRDHDVQSAGINLERVFDNVSPPEEPLGDQCILTNNNNNMHVVESLGHPSGPNADNVVIRLSPNYDNEVEEYGPNLEALRPSYITLRPNRKNIINNKKKDKVREFITPDLNNSAEEDINSDPFDIESIFRMEEEAKRVMADNELSDNSGDGADVFRDDVLRRSGEETEVNGTIKVGVALGIEEDFFLQNHRFLLVSGKISGVEEKVNILNIHAPDEARLRKVLWEDLLVLINQMEGMWVIFGDFNDVRSEDERVNSRFDRGSFDVFNEFIMRASLFEFSMTGGKYTFISGYADVKLSKLDRFLVSDSFVNRWPTAKAGVLERGASDHCPISLICNPLDFGPIPFKFFNSWINDQNLTVIVQKALNSPHIDGRKDLSFMSLLKRIKVEVKKWRRDVRSAENQERKLLSETDMGSRCKWSKNE; this is encoded by the exons ATGACAACTTTGAACTCAGATACATGGGGGGGGGAGCTTAAAGTTTTACTGTGTTTTAATCGCCCGGAGGAAGCGGAGGAGTTCAGAATCAGTAAGGCAAATGAGTGGGAGAAGTGGTTCTCGAGGCTTTATGTGTGGGATGGGATTCCTCCCATCTTTGAGAGAGTTTCCTGGATCAAAGTGATAGGTGTCCCAATCCCTCTCTGGGATCGACATGTCATTAATAAGATCGGAGAGCGGTGTGGCCGGTTATTGGTTAAGTCGGAGGCGAACTGTTACAGTGGAAACATGGCAGAGGATCGTTTGGCTATCTTGGTTGATTCAGGAAAGAAAGTGTCTAAGGAATTCGATCTTAGCTGGAAAGGTCATCTAATTAAGGTTTGGGTGGAGGAGATATCGGGTCAATGGTGCCCGGATTTTTTGAAATTGGAAGAGTCGGGGCCGGATTCTCCTGGGAAGTCATCGGAGTTGGAGTTGCCGTCTGATTCCGATAACGAAGAACTTAAGAGTCAGGATGGTTCTTCGTCTTCTACGTGTATGGCGACCCCAATTATTTTGTCTCCTATTCTCGAGGTTAATGAGGCCGCGCATGGGGACATTAGGGATCATGATGTGCAGTCAGCAGGTATTAATTTGGAGAGAGTATTTGATAATGTTTCCCCTCCTGAGGAGCCGCTTGGGGATCAGTGCATTTTGaccaacaataataataatatgcaCGTAGTCGAGTCTCTGGGCCACCCCAGTGGGCCCAATGCTGATAATGTTGTGATTAGGCTGTCGCCTAATTATGATAATGAGGTTGAGGAGTATGGGCCAAACCTGGAAGCCTTAAGGCCTAGTTACATCACTTTGAGACCCAACCGTAAAAACATTATCAATAACAAAAAGAAAGACAAAGTCCGTGAGTTTATTACGCCAGACCTCAACAACTCCGCTGAAGAAGATATTAATTCAGATCCGTTCGATATTGAATCTATCTTTAGGATGGAAGAAGAAGCTAAAAGGGTTATGGCAGATAATGAGTTATCAGACAATTCTGGAGATGGAGCTGATGTTTTTCGTGATGATGTCCTGAGACGCAGTGGGGAAGAGACGGAGGTGAACGGAACGATTAAAGTCGGAGTGGCGTTGGGAATCGAG GAGGACTTCTTCCTGCAAAATCACCGCTTCTTGTTGGTTTCGGGTAAGATTTCTGGAGTTGAAGAAAAGGTTAATATTCTGAACATTCATGCCCCGGATGAGGCAAGACTCAGAAAAGTTCTCTGGGAAGATCTCTTGGTTCTGATTAATCAAATGGAAGGTATGTGGGTGATTTTTGGCGACTTTAATGATGTCCGTTCTGAGGACGAAAGGGTCAATTCCAGATTTGATAGGGGATCTTTTGATGTGTTTAATGAGTTCATTATGCGGGCTAGTCTTTTTGAATTCTCTATGACGGGGGGCAAGTACACGTTTATCTCAGGTTACGCTGATGTTAAACTTAGTAAATTAGACAGGTTTCTGGTTAGTGATTCGTTTGTGAATCGGTGGCCTACTGCCAAAGCAGGAGTTCTCGAAAGGGGTGCCTCAGACCATTGCCCTATTTCCCTCATTTGCAATCCTCTCGACTTTGGTCCTATACCCTTCAAATTTTTCAACTCTTGGATTAACGACCAAAACCTGACAGTTATTGTTCAAAAAGCGCTGAATTCTCCTCACATCGATGGCAGGAAAGACCTGTCGTTTATGTCATTGTTGAAAAGAATCAAAGTTGAGGTTAAGAAATGGAGAAGGGACGTCAGATCTGCCGAGAATCAGGAAAGAAAGTTGCTTTCAGAGACTGATatggg GTCCCggtgcaaatggagcaaaaacgagtaa